In a single window of the Vitis vinifera cultivar Pinot Noir 40024 chromosome 6, ASM3070453v1 genome:
- the LOC100259916 gene encoding uncharacterized protein LOC100259916 produces the protein MGRRQKPKAKIDHQEDEEGANSSRSVIYLSSSDDEEANEDLSLKIVEKAMKRASKTDHNDAVLAGRSAVIDLGSSPSEEAEVITDRSGPTTDDDAEVKSKKKKSRKEKRANKNIENQEKTDEILMEEKKGESDKALEILKMVEPYPVEGSDNIVLRKLLRGPRYFDPPDSGWGACYNCGEEGHNAVNCASVKRKKPCFVCGSLEHNAKQCMKGQDCFICKKGGHRAKDCPEKHRSGSQNSKICLKCGDSRHDMFSCRNDYSPEDLKEIQCYICKSFGHLCCINYVDTGPIEPSCYKCGQLGHTGLACARLNAETADVQTPSSCYRCGEQGHFARECKSSTKVSKRYSEVSTQSRRFLKEDKDKLGFKSAPKDLGMGRKRKKPWYEERGNITPRKPKQRGGWITEDPGDSPQRKAKVKSWRSPATPTNKNHKRPMLTAGHYTSSQSSKNTQKFYSRNSTWQGSAKASQHRFSASRFGSSSSDAVRRHYDWW, from the exons ATGGGGAGGAGACAGAAGCCTAAAGCAAAGATAGATCAccaagaagatgaagaaggagCGAATTCTTCAAGGTCCGTCATCTACCTGAGCAGCAGCGACGATGAAGAAGCCAACGAAGATCTGAGCTTGAAAATCGTGGAGAAAGCTATGAAGAGAGCGTCCAAGACGGATCACAACGATGCCGTTTTGGCTGGTCGCAGTGCTGTGATCGATCTGGGTTCCTCGCCTTCGGAAGAGGCCGAAGTGATCACAGATAGGAGCGGGCCCACCACGGACGATGATGCGGAGGTGAAgagtaagaagaagaaaagtagGAAAGAGAAGAGGGCGAACAAGAACATAGAAAATCAGGAGAAAACT GATGAAATTTTGATGGAGGAAAAGAAGGGAGAGTCGGATAAAGCATTAGAGATACTTAAAATGGTGGAACCATATCCTGTTGAGGGTAGCGACAATATTGTCCTTCGGAAGCTTCTt CGAGGGCCAAGGTATTTTGATCCTCCAGATAGTGGCTGGGGAGCATGCTATAATTGTGGTGAAGAAGGTCATAATGCAGTGAATTGTGCATCTGTTAAGCGGAAAAAGCCGTGCTTTGTTTGTGGGAGTTTGGAGCATAATGCGAAGCAGTGCATGAAg GGGCAAGATTGTTTTATTTGCAAAAAAGGAGGCCACCGAGCAAAAGATTGTCCTGAGAAGCACAGAAGTGGTTcgcaaaattctaaaatatgtttaaaatgtGGAGATTCTAGGCATGATATGTTTTCATGCAGGAATGATTATTCTCCTGAAGATCTCAAG GAAATACAATGTTACATTTGCAAGAGTTTTGGTCATCTATGTTGTATCAACTATGTTGATACTGGTCCAATAGAACCTTCTTGCTATAAATGTGGTCAGTTGGGCCATACTGGTTTG GCATGTGCAAGGTTAAATGCAGAGACCGCTGATGTGCAGACACCCAGTTCATGCTATAGATGTGGTGAACAAGGTCACTTCGCTCGTGAATGCAAAAGTTCCACTAAG GTTAGCAAGAGATATTCTGAAGTATCTACACAAAGTCGGAGATTTCTGAAAGAAGATAAGGACAAGTTGGGATTCAAGTCTGCCCCAAAAGATCTTGGTATGGGTCGTAAAAGGAAAAAGCCCTGGTATGAAGAAAGAGGAAATATCACTCCGCGTAAACCAAAACAAAGAGGTGGCTGGATTACAGAGGATCCAGGAGATTCCCCTCAAAGGAAAGCCAAAGTGAAGAGTTGGAGATCTCCTGCAACACCAACAAATAAGAATCACAAGAGACCTATGTTAACTGCTGGTCATTACACAAGTTCGCAGTCTTCTAAAAATACCCAGAAGTTCTATTCTAGAAATTCAACTTGGCAAGGATCAGCAAAGGCTTCTCAGCATAGATTTTCTGCGTCAAGGTTTGGCAGCTCTAGCAGTGATGCTGTAAGGAGACATTATGATTGGTGGTAG